The Pseudomonas allokribbensis genome has a window encoding:
- a CDS encoding non-ribosomal peptide synthetase: MNADQLLALFARHGVVLEVDGDRLRCKAPRGFLTEELTQALKRHKQELIVLLGGRDDAVIPRRVGEETAWPLSFSQRQLWFLDQLEPGNPFYNVPTAVTLKGQLNVALLERALNELVARHEVLRTTFCSVEGEPRQVVHPSMPLSLSVTDLRQLSVSEREEKVRIAVEQDARAPFDLATGPLLRASLVRVADDEYLWLYSVHHIIADGWSMGVILHEVATLYGDYLRGDTPTLAPLPVQYADYACWQQQRVGGAALDAQLDYWRRTLDDAPLLSTMPADRPRPLVQRYVGATFSSSVDGGTLRELTALARQTQGTLFNVLLGALSVLLWRHSGQQDLCLGTPFANRNRPEIEPLIGHFVNTLVLRQRLNPQQTFAELLRDVRGQILDVHAHQDVPFDRVVEAVNPPRDPGHSPLFQVMLVLQNTPGSGVQMSGLQLAPYNTSSATAKFDLAFEWVEREGRLDLLVEYNTDLYDIATIERLSGHYRHLLEQIAADAKQPINALPLMNEAERQQVLIDFNRTAPLTQTASCVHQLVEVQAASNPQACAVVFEGESLSYDELNARANRLARHLRTLGVGPDVRVAVCIERSLELPVALLAVLKVGGAYVPLDPDYPLGRLSHMLGDSTPAVLLTLGSAHGILRQALQGSTWEAPILDLKEDAVSWASLPADNLDPRSVGVTPDHLAYVIYTSGTTGLPKGAMVAHRGLSNLLLWCLQVCGEAGAMLHKIPFGFDASAWETFWPLATGGRLVIARPGGHYEPAYLAREVCEQRVTALVFVPAMLQLFLEVEEVSLCASLTDVFSGGGELPPALARRFQERLPHARLHNVYGPTETTVINSVWTLEPGAEVPARQLPIGRPISNNRFYVLDDRDEPVPVGVTGQLHIGGVGVARGYLGLAQLSAERFIDNPFVTGDRLYRSGDLARYRPDGQLEFLGRNDFQVKLRGVRLELGEIEARLEAFPGIRSAVVLMVGEAAQDQRLVACCVVGETIDEAVVQAHLATTLPRAVVPGSYLWLDALPLTANGKVDRAALTALADEEMVNRQVNLSSPRDHIELTLYQIWKRLLLVPQIGIRDNFFNVGGTSIAAIKMAHEISQVFSVEMPVRVVLSYPTIEALGGWLRVGANPAVAQGNLIEFRRGTGHSNVVCIHPAGGTAFCYLSLAKVLPDEAGVYGVQSPGLNPGESTEPTVEAMAEAYLRLIEPLTAKPLILTGLSFGGLVAYEMARLLTAAGHRQVTVVLLDTQGSDDPGFREQIGTVDMAEFRDKLVRFNGMYPGIEDAQVERYFHIYNHNRLAMAAYECAPRAGRVVLIQAREDFSRHQLHELRGFWRRRAGSGYLAKLVSGGHWDMLESAEIHRVSQIIRRELQRFDAQEAK; encoded by the coding sequence ATGAATGCCGATCAATTGCTGGCGCTGTTCGCTCGCCATGGCGTGGTACTCGAGGTGGACGGTGACAGGCTGCGCTGCAAGGCGCCTCGCGGGTTTCTCACCGAAGAACTGACCCAGGCGCTCAAGCGTCACAAACAGGAACTGATTGTCTTGCTCGGTGGCCGGGATGACGCCGTGATTCCCCGCCGTGTTGGCGAAGAAACGGCATGGCCGCTGTCGTTCTCGCAGCGGCAACTGTGGTTTCTCGATCAACTGGAACCCGGAAATCCGTTCTACAACGTGCCGACGGCGGTGACGCTAAAAGGGCAACTGAACGTTGCGCTGCTGGAGCGGGCGCTGAACGAACTGGTTGCCCGCCACGAAGTCCTGCGCACGACGTTTTGCAGTGTGGAGGGCGAACCACGTCAGGTGGTGCATCCGTCGATGCCGCTGTCGTTGTCGGTGACGGATCTGCGCCAGTTGTCAGTCAGCGAGCGTGAAGAAAAGGTCCGCATCGCCGTCGAGCAGGACGCCCGGGCACCGTTCGATCTGGCCACTGGACCGTTGCTGCGCGCGTCGTTAGTGCGCGTGGCCGACGACGAATACCTGTGGCTGTACAGCGTGCATCACATCATCGCCGACGGTTGGTCGATGGGGGTGATCCTGCATGAGGTCGCCACGCTGTACGGTGATTATCTGCGTGGCGATACACCGACTCTTGCGCCGCTGCCGGTGCAATACGCCGACTACGCCTGCTGGCAGCAACAGCGCGTCGGTGGTGCGGCGCTGGACGCACAGCTCGATTACTGGCGTCGTACACTGGACGACGCACCGTTGTTGTCGACCATGCCCGCCGACCGGCCGCGACCGTTGGTGCAGCGCTATGTCGGCGCCACGTTCAGTTCCTCCGTCGATGGCGGCACCTTGCGCGAACTCACGGCGCTGGCCCGCCAGACCCAGGGCACGCTGTTCAACGTGCTGCTGGGCGCATTGTCAGTGTTGCTGTGGCGTCATAGCGGTCAGCAGGACCTGTGCCTCGGCACGCCGTTCGCCAACCGTAATCGCCCGGAAATCGAGCCGCTGATCGGTCACTTCGTCAACACGCTGGTGCTGCGTCAGCGCCTCAATCCGCAGCAGACCTTCGCCGAACTGCTGCGCGACGTGCGTGGCCAGATACTCGATGTTCACGCCCACCAGGACGTGCCGTTCGACCGTGTGGTCGAAGCCGTCAACCCGCCGCGCGATCCCGGTCATTCGCCGTTGTTCCAGGTGATGCTGGTGTTGCAGAACACCCCGGGCAGCGGCGTGCAGATGTCCGGCCTGCAACTGGCGCCGTACAACACCAGCAGCGCCACGGCCAAGTTTGACCTGGCGTTTGAATGGGTCGAGCGGGAAGGGCGGCTGGACTTGCTGGTGGAATACAACACCGACCTCTATGACATCGCGACCATCGAACGCCTGAGCGGGCACTACCGTCATCTGCTCGAACAGATCGCCGCCGACGCCAAGCAACCGATCAATGCGTTGCCGTTGATGAACGAGGCTGAGCGTCAGCAGGTGCTGATCGACTTCAACCGCACCGCGCCACTGACACAAACGGCGTCATGCGTGCATCAGTTGGTCGAAGTGCAGGCCGCGAGCAACCCTCAGGCCTGCGCGGTGGTCTTTGAAGGTGAGTCGCTGAGCTACGACGAACTCAATGCCCGGGCCAACCGACTGGCGCGGCACTTGCGCACGTTGGGTGTCGGCCCGGACGTGCGCGTGGCGGTGTGCATCGAGCGCTCGCTGGAATTACCGGTGGCGTTGCTAGCGGTGCTCAAGGTCGGCGGCGCCTACGTACCGCTGGACCCCGATTATCCGCTGGGGCGCCTGAGTCATATGCTCGGCGACAGCACACCGGCGGTGTTGCTGACCCTCGGCTCGGCGCACGGGATATTGCGTCAGGCACTGCAAGGTTCGACCTGGGAAGCGCCGATCCTCGACCTCAAAGAGGACGCTGTGAGCTGGGCGTCGTTGCCTGCGGACAATCTCGATCCGCGCAGTGTCGGCGTCACCCCTGACCATCTCGCCTACGTGATCTACACCTCCGGCACCACCGGATTGCCCAAGGGCGCAATGGTTGCCCACCGTGGCCTGAGCAACCTGCTGTTGTGGTGTTTGCAGGTCTGCGGCGAAGCGGGGGCGATGCTGCACAAGATCCCGTTCGGTTTCGATGCCTCGGCCTGGGAGACGTTCTGGCCGCTGGCAACCGGTGGGCGACTGGTGATTGCACGGCCCGGCGGACATTACGAACCGGCCTATCTGGCGCGCGAAGTTTGCGAGCAGCGGGTCACGGCGTTGGTGTTCGTGCCGGCGATGTTGCAGCTGTTTCTGGAGGTCGAAGAAGTCAGCCTGTGTGCTTCGCTGACCGATGTGTTCAGCGGCGGCGGTGAACTCCCGCCAGCCCTGGCCCGGCGTTTTCAGGAGCGCCTGCCCCATGCGCGGCTGCACAACGTCTACGGCCCGACCGAAACCACGGTGATCAACAGCGTCTGGACCCTGGAGCCCGGCGCCGAAGTACCGGCCCGGCAACTGCCGATTGGCCGGCCGATTTCCAACAACCGTTTTTACGTACTCGATGACCGCGACGAGCCAGTGCCGGTGGGTGTCACCGGGCAATTGCACATTGGCGGTGTCGGCGTCGCTCGGGGTTATCTGGGGCTGGCGCAGCTCAGTGCCGAGCGCTTTATCGACAATCCGTTTGTGACAGGCGATCGGCTCTATCGCAGCGGCGATCTGGCGCGATATCGGCCGGATGGCCAACTGGAGTTTCTGGGGCGCAACGATTTTCAGGTCAAGTTGCGCGGCGTGCGTCTGGAACTGGGCGAGATCGAAGCCCGGCTCGAAGCGTTTCCCGGCATTCGCAGCGCTGTGGTGCTGATGGTCGGCGAAGCCGCACAGGATCAGCGACTGGTGGCCTGTTGTGTGGTCGGCGAAACCATTGATGAAGCGGTGGTTCAGGCCCATCTGGCGACAACGTTGCCCCGAGCGGTCGTCCCCGGCAGTTATCTGTGGCTCGACGCCCTGCCGCTGACCGCCAATGGCAAGGTCGACCGCGCCGCGCTGACGGCGTTGGCGGATGAGGAAATGGTCAATCGTCAGGTCAACCTGAGCAGCCCGCGCGATCACATTGAACTGACGCTGTACCAGATCTGGAAACGCCTGCTGCTGGTGCCGCAGATCGGCATTCGCGATAACTTCTTCAATGTCGGCGGCACCTCCATCGCCGCGATCAAGATGGCTCACGAAATCAGCCAGGTGTTCTCGGTTGAGATGCCGGTGCGTGTGGTGCTCAGCTACCCGACCATCGAAGCATTGGGCGGTTGGCTGCGTGTCGGGGCCAACCCGGCGGTGGCGCAGGGCAATTTGATCGAGTTCCGTCGAGGCACGGGTCACAGCAACGTGGTGTGCATTCACCCGGCGGGCGGTACGGCGTTCTGTTACCTGTCGCTGGCCAAGGTGTTGCCGGATGAGGCCGGTGTTTACGGCGTGCAATCGCCGGGGCTGAATCCGGGGGAGAGTACCGAGCCGACAGTCGAAGCAATGGCCGAGGCCTATCTGAGGCTGATCGAACCGCTGACCGCGAAACCGCTGATCCTCACCGGATTGTCGTTCGGTGGTCTGGTGGCCTATGAAATGGCCCGGCTGTTGACGGCGGCGGGGCATCGTCAGGTGACCGTGGTGCTGCTCGATACCCAGGGCAGCGACGATCCGGGTTTCCGCGAGCAGATCGGCACCGTGGACATGGCCGAGTTCCGCGACAAACTGGTGCGCTTCAACGGCATGTACCCCGGCATCGAAGACGCGCAGGTCGAGCGCTATTTCCACATCTACAACCACAACCGACTGGCCATGGCCGCCTATGAATGTGCGCCGCGCGCCGGGCGTGTGGTGCTGATTCAGGCAAGGGAAGACTTCAGTCGCCATCAGTTGCATGAACTGCGCGGCTTCTGGCGGCGTCGCGCGGGAAGCGGCTATCTGGCGAAACTGGTCAGCGGCGGGCACTGGGACATGCTCGAAAGTGCGGAAATCCATCGAGTCTCGCAGATCATCCGTCGAGAACTGCAACGCTTCGACGCGCAGGAGGCGAAATGA